The genomic DNA attttgaatgttattgtacttaagGTTGCAAGGTCAATAACTTCTTATCCCCTGAGATGTCAGGCGCCCAAACCTGTCAACCAGGGGGCAAGCCACCGGCAgtgaaaatggaaagaatattaaaaactaTTTGAAAAATGGGTTGAAAAATTTGTTTATTCAGCCTTTGGGAAACTAAGGTGTGAAACAGAATGGGCATCCGAATGGCCATAAGCCCCTCCCAACCCAATCCCCCAgggctgcagcaaacacacacaGTGGCCAAAGGGTGCGTCCTGCTATGGTACCCACACAACTGGACCACCTCGTGGCCAACCAGCCCGACGAAGACCTCCCACAAAGATTGCCCTCACTTTTAGGGGATTGGCTTTGGCGGTCCGATTAGGAGCGCCCTCTGCCCTGCCCCCCCCCAGCTCGCCTCCCCCGCCGCTCGGCGGACAGCTTTCCCCCCCTGCCCCCGCACTCCTGCGACCGGCCTGCCCCTGCACTTCCTCCCCCCCGCTCCTTCCCCCCCCCACtaccacgccccccccccccccccccacccgcccTCGTCCCCCACCCCCCTCCCACCCCGCCGccacccttccccccccccccccccccccctcccctcctcacttcactcccctcccccccccccccccccccccccctcctcccccccccccctcccccccccccacccctccgccccctcccccccccgccgTCCCTAACtcctgtcatcccccccccccaccccgcaaCGTtcatcctgccccccccccccccccacccccctcctGTTTCCCTCAGGCCTACCTATCCCGTGGAGCTCCTCGGGCCTGTGAAAAACCTTACGCTAGCTCAGGACTCCTTCTACATAAAAAATGCATGGCCTCTTTTCTGTCCAAAACTAGTGTTCACCCTTTGCTTGATGTTGAAAACATGACACACAGATCTGCATGAAAATTGTCGTTTGTGCCAGAATGCAACATTTCCCTactgcccaaaaaaaaaaaaaaaagggtgttttttttccttcccgcgcccccccaccccccccccacccagccCCAATCCAATTTTTGGAACAGaacacagcattttctttgcaaacaGGGGattttaacaacaaaacaaaaacccgaGAATTAAATCTCTTGTACGGTCCCTCTTGGcaacccaccaccaccccatgccTTACTCCACCGGGCCCCCCCTCGGCCCCCCGACCCACTACCACCTCCTGCTGTGTCAAGGTGACCCGACACCCCCCCCATCCTCCGCGACACATCCGTCCCGGGATTTgatcacgccccccccccccccccccctgaaccaCGCTTCTTCCCCTCCCCTGTTAACACAAACCGCAACCCCGGCAGTGTAACTTCCTCTCCTTCCTGACCAGTGACAGAACCAAAAAACACTCAACAGTAATACTATCGTTCTAAACAAGATATGGCCACTGTGGTTGCATATTGTAAACCGTCTCACGGGACGACGTGCTAGTTTACACCACCGATAATAAGCAGGCCCCCCTATTGTATTTCCTGCTACTGCTCTAAGGTGTGTGTGTAGTGCGGTGGTGGGTGCGACAGCAGATACCGTTGTTGTATATTTATCATGGTTGACATCTTACACATAGTGACCCTCTATCGCGCGCCCCCGGCCCTGTGCTGCGATTCCTCATCCAAGAACCCCACTGATCCCCTCCCTCATTCACCACGCTCCTGCTCAGCTTCTCTGCCTTGCTTGTCCCCACTCTTGTACAGGTCTTGGTAGCCCCTCCACCGCCAGCCCCAACTTCTCAAACAGCACCTTTCGACTGCAGTTTTCTCCCCCATTAGCTGTCTTCTCACTGTTTCAGCCTTTCACGTCATACACCGGGATAAGACATTATCCTCGCCTCTAGTCTCGCGATGTGATGCTGATTTTGACCCTCATTTACAAACTTTGTTATAACCTGAGGACCGCACGACTACTCACATCCGCTTCTCCATCTATCTAGTGCTCCCGTGACCGCGCTCAAGCTCTTAGCTTTTTGCgcttacacccccccccccccccccggtatggACCATCTTTGACCATTTTGACTGTTTCCACCATCCTACTTTAAAGTTCATGTAATCTTCTGGGttattatttctgatttcttaCACCCTCGTTCAGCTTTTGCCCATCTTTTATACTTTCTCCCAAACCTTCGTAGTCCATATCCCGACACATATTTCGCTATTTCTCTACTGTCTTTCCGCGTTTTgcccatctgcatatcttaaagtACCTGACGCGTCCACTACTCGCACCTTGCATCTCCACGCCTTTCACACTTCTCCTTATCTGCGTCACAACTAATCCTTTGTAACATCAGTTACGCCGTGTCCTCGTCACAACTTGTTGCACTCAGTCCatccccttccccctctccccccccccctcccccccccccccccccgcaccccccCCTCCCAgcatctcctctcctccccctcctcctctctccgctagccctcccccaccccccccccgcaATGATAACATGGCAGCCTTGTTTTGCAGCCCTTACCCCCAGAATTGGAACACCTTCTTGTTTCTTCATGTGGTCTGTCCTTGATTAGCAACCTGTTGTCTGGGTATCGGTTCTGCATCCGCACAAATCAGATATGAGGGCACACCCATTTGTTCCAAAACAAGCCATCCGCTTGTACTGATCATCAACAATTACACCACCGGTTTGATATACATGTACTAAACGCACCACGgttgatttttcttttgaaatttctttGGCTACACGCCATAATCCAATCCAACAACCATTGCATATGAATCCATTGTTTCCCATTTCTAAAAGGCAGCTGGACCATTTGGATTTTCAAGCCAAAGTCGCACCCAGTCACAGCCACAATATTTCCGTCACCCCGTCTTCCGccacctcctccctccccccctccccccccctctccccctccttcccccctcccctccccctccccccccccctcctcctcttcttcccccttttcccccccccccctttctcttccccctccttcccctctctccccctccatctctctctttctgacgACCCCCTATCCAATCACTCCCTctactcctccccttcctctcttcttcctgaCATCACCTCTTTACCTTAGCGCCCATTCCCCTGGCCCTAATCCTCCGCTCCACCCTACACCCCGCCccacaaccccctccccccatcatcTCCCCCCTTCTCCCCGTGACGATCCGTTCCTcccgccccccccctccccctccccccccctcctttcacCTTTCTGCACACCCCCCCACTTCCTACTCCCCTCTccacccttctctctctctcttccttcctcctcttctctcttctcttcctcgtCTTCTCTgtactcttctttttttttttcccctctccttcctctttttcccatcctcctttttctcctccaccACTCCCCCTGGACGCTGGTGCATGGCCATCCCCCCACACTAACCTCCCCAGCCCACTCTCCCCCAACCCCCCCTACTTGGATTCAAACATACAATGTTACAAAGGTAAGATGCATCATCACAATGTATTGTGTCCAACACTGTCTTGGTTTTCACCATGACTCACTTTCGCTGCGCTACCATCACACTCACCAGGCAATACCTGCCCTGCTTGTAAATCCTACCCACCCATTGAATTTTGTGGGATtcgtcttcttttttttctctatttctccCTCACAAACCTATGCAATGGCAGATTCACCCCCCCCCATGACCCCccccttccaccccccccccccctcccccccctacCCCCATGtcctccacctccccccccccacccccccccctccccctctcagtcccttcttccccccccccctacaccccccccccagccagatcaatctcaaatgagttggacTTTCTTCTATCTTCGTTCAGGCGTCCATACAGGGTGATAGGGAATAAAAGGGGACTGACAATGATATCTGAAACTAGGTGCTCAGTTGTAATATCTTGCTCGTTTGTCTAATTGTTGTAAGTGCCTTCACATTCCTAGTACAATTACCAAACTATTAAGGGCCAAGGCTATGCCACTTGAACTGCTCGGCTGTCCTGTAGCATTCTGAGAATAGTAGTGCACTGAGGCCAAGAGTTGGGGACGACGAAAATTCAGAATGAACACCCCACCCTGCATGTAAAATACCACAGAATGACACAAGGAGggcaaccagagcagtaaaaaggaatagaatcatagaatcatacatagGAGTGGACGAgacatccagtccaccccctgcatgcaggaatctaaatcaaagcatctggccacatggccatccagcctgcttaaagaactccaaagaggGGGACTACCACTACTCCTGAGGAGTTTTGTCCcacgtcgaacagcccttacagtcaggagttcatctaatgttgaggtggaatctcttttcctgcagtttgcagcaatgttGGTGTCTGtttctggagagagagaaaaaaaaagcttgctccctcctccatatggcATCCTtcaaagtatttaaacagggctatcatatcacctcttaacttctcttctccagactaaaaccccagctccctaagggttcctcatagggcatggtgaaTTACAGGTGTGTGTGGTAATCTGTCTCCGATTTCTGACTGCAGTCTTGTTCTGATCATGTTGATCTAAGGTGTTGTCGGTCACACTTTGACTATTTCAAGTTTCTCATCTTGGATGAATTCATGGTATCTTccacagtcattatttttgttttcttaatgttcaacaataagcctaccttagcacttATTCAACAGGCCCTATCCTATTGTTAGTGCCTGATTAGAACAGACTCCTCAGTCAGCAGGATTCAGCCAAatgttgactcaccatccaaTGATTGATTGAATTGCCGTGTTAGTTGGGGTAACTAAAAGGATGCCAAGCAGAGTGTAGCAGCTAGCTGTTTTTTCACATAGTTGTGAGCTAAGGTAGCATCAAATTTTGTCGATTGGTTCCTCAGCCCACAGACCAGTTCGGGGGTGTGCAAGGGAAACTACAGAGGGAGACTGATTTCTCAAACTCTGCTACAGAAGTAATTTGCCATCACGTTCCCCTCAGTTTTGAATACTGCTTACCCACTTTCATTGTGGCAATGTACTTTTCATTGTCATTCATGCTCAAGGGACGTGGAATCTCCTAAAAAGCTCTTAGCAGATCTTAACACAATGATCCTAAAAATTTATTCCATTCTCTTCACCTACCTATAATGACCAAAGTGGAGGAATTTTCTTCCTTCTACTTGTACCAGTGCTTATGAGATGCTGTCATGTATATCTTCAACAAAATCTTGTGGCTCACTGTGCATATATCTTTCAGGCAACATGTTAATGTGGCTTACATATTTTTTCCAGAAggacatttcagatttatggagCTGACAATGGAATGTCCATGATGATTAGATACATCTTTGCATGCTATTCATACAGTGCCGTAGTAAGGAAGTCCATGAACCGCTGGGGAACTGTTATAGCTGTAAACTAAATATttggaaaagcagcagcagaacaacAAAACATAGAGCAAAACCCAGAAGTCCTGGTATGTATTCCGTTTATAGAAACAGTGCATTGCTACAATGATCAATTAATTATTTGAAACTGATAAAATCTTCAGTCAGAATGCGGAGTGGGTCGAAAATTGAAATTATTCATCTGCCAGGGCCTAGATAACACCTAAAGCAGTAGTGAACTAACATTGCTTCTGTGGTTAGGAATCACATTATAAGGTGCTGGAATGTGTCCTTGAGATCTTTGCAATAGCCCTTCTACCAAAAAAAACTAACCCACAGTTAGAAAATTTTGCTGCATGCAAATTGCATTGTTAGTGTGAAGTAGAACCAGTAGTATTGATCAAACTAAGAGTAATCAGAAAAATTATGGTACAGAACAAATTTTACAGGCTGCTCCTGGTGTTCTGGAGCTCTCTTCCAGGTTGTGCCATGCTCAGTTTCAGctaaagaaataagaaaagattGCAATAAGTTCTGCATTCTGTTTAGAACTCCACGGAACAGgcaaaggcctgaaacagactggccaaaaggagcggcttctggccacttttggGGTGGGGTAtacagatgacgcacacccccaaCATGGTTCGAAGCGGCTCCTAGGCCGCCAAAACCTGCTGGAAAAAAGAGAGGCAAAACTGCTCCTGCTGGTGGCTCATTTGAGACTGCAGTGGCAGCGTATTTGAGAGTGGGCCATGAGGTTGCCATGATCCCAGGCTGATCACAGTCTGGTTGTTGCTGGATGGGTCAGAGGTCGCTCCTAGCTGCCTATCTGTTTCAAcccaaaattacatttttcatgTCCTAAAATGCTTGGCAAGGCTTAATTTCCAAAAGAAGAATATATAGATTTGATCTATTTGTCCATCCATTCCATTACCCACCCCTTAATTCTGACTTTGTGGAGAATCATAAAGCAAGTCAGGTAACTGATAGAATACAGAATGTACATTTAGTGGCCTCCATTCACTTTGCACTATAGATCACTGCTTATTCCTTATTTATATTTAGTGAAGGTACTTAGAAAAACAATAAGAAAGATGTGTAGCTAGATTAAGAAGTGATGTTTAAATGGATGTGGTGTGTAGAAGTCCTCAGTACTAGTTCCCATGATATGGAATGGTCTTTCCATTGAAATTAGGTTGGCTCAcagattttgtttgcttttttgatttCATTTTCCTAATTGTTAACTCtgccagtcccccccccctttttaaaaaaattaataaatggtTTTATTGCttgtggtattttttaaaatcatttatccTTTTACCTACTGTTTCATTGTATCTGTTTTTATGGTGATGTTTTGAGAATATGGTATATAATTGCTTGGAAATACATCCATACATACATCTTTTAAAGTGGTAAAGGAGCCATGGTAGAATTCTTACAGATTTTTATAGGGTTAGTTTTCACAGTgatagctgtgtttgtctgttACTATATTACAATAAAGAGCTCTGTGGCACCTTGAAGACCAATAAGTTTATTTAGTGTGTACATTCATGGATTACAATCCAGATACTGAGATGCTTGAAGTATAGTCAGAGTATAGTCTTCTGCTATATATGCACATTATACATGGCTGGTGGGTGGGATCAGAGCGAAGCTGGATGCAGAAAGTTGccattattttaaacattgctCTTGGCCAAAAGTGTTGCTGATGACATGATGAATTGCTgagtttgacttatggtgaccctatgaatgagagacctccaagccaccttATTATGAACAGCCTTATTGTGaacagttatgaaggaactaggaagttccttcatagctgcccttcctagttctaattttctgatttcttgattgcagtctccattctgattaatggttgagctaaggtatggaaaatcctaaactatttcaatgtcttcactaTCTGCTTTAAAGTAACATAATGATCTGTggccattattattgtttttatatcatCCACCTATTAACCTACTTTTGCACCTTCTGTCTTGACTTACTTCAGTAGTTCCAAGTCTGCTATTTTCTCCCAGTAGtatagtatcatctgcatatcttaaatggttgatgttccttccttcaattttcacacttccttcctctgaatctaatcctACTTAATGTGTGTTATGTTCAGCGTACAACTTAAATatataggatgataaaatgcagccttgcctgaccctttgccaattggaagccattccatttctctggATTATTGATTAGTGTAcagattatgcatcaggacaataaaatgttgtaatgcactgatttttaaaagactaatCTATAGTTTTTCATAATCTACACAATCAAATGATTTGCTATAATTTAAACAGTGTagggtgattttttaaataattctatggtgcactccattatccagtgtatatttgcagtatgatccctagagcctcttcttttcctgaaaatTCCTTTCCTGAGAAATTTGGGATTTATCACTCAATGTATGGCAAATGTAATTGtagtagaattttgagcatcactttgatTGTGTGGGATGGTGATGTGATTACTGCAGTCCCTGGTGTCTCCTttttggggactggaatgtatattgcaTGTTTCaaatctgtgggccattcttttgttttccttatttgttgacatattttaattAGAATTTGAGTGGATTCTGTCTCTGTTGCTTGAAACAACAATATTGTCATGCCATCTGTTCCTAGGAATTTATTTCTCTGAAACTTTtgagcttccacttcactttctaaaattgtgggttcatcCACAAATGGTTCTTTCTTGAATGAACCTGCCATCCTTGCATCTCATTTATATGaagtcagtggggggggggggagacagaatACTTGGATTTAGGATGTAAGAAGTGAGAATTTCAACAAACTTATGGCATGAAGTTTATTAAAGCGAACCCACTTTCCCAATGCCTGAGGACTGGAATCATGCATCCCAAAAGGGATAGTTAGCTTGATTTGCTGTGCTTGTGACAGCAGATAAGCTGATAAACTTACTTGGTATATAATAAGGGGAAAAAAgtaagggagggagagagacagagacggAGAGTGAAACAGGAAAAGCCAGTGTGTGTCTATGTATGAACATACAGGGCTGGGTGGACAGGACACCAAAAGGATTGTTCAGAATCATCCATATGCCTTTGGCATACAGAATGATGTCAGAGCACCTTCTGCATTAATAATGATTCTCATAGATACTGCTGCATGAACAAATAGGCTACCATAAACATTTGATTTTAATGTTGGAATGGGAAGGAAATTGCCTTCCTCACGCTCCCATCCTTTTCAACCTTGCATATTAGATATGTCTAGAGGGGAAAGAAACACCAGGAGTGAAGCTCCTTAAAATATTTGAGAGTTACAATTATGAAGAACAAgtttattatttcaaaacaactatgaaaatgtcaggaagaacatTAACAGTGATATATTAAAATAGAGAAATTAAATGTATTCCTTTTGGGTAGAGTTGCAGTAATAAAAGCagatattttgcaaatattttttgtgtatttttataagAATACCTTTTGTGCAATGGCAGAAAGAGATTTCTAGATTTGTCTTGCAGGTaaagaaacccagaataaaaCTGACAGAATAAATGCAGAATAAAACTGCACAGTGCTAAGGGAAGGAGCAGCTCAGGACTCCCTGATGTTAAAATGATATtgatgaccaaccatgaaataaggAGACCAGACACAGAAATGCATTGAATAAGAGCCACTTTATTGACCTATACCCTATTTAACTAAATTTGGCTAAGTAAAccagcacgggggggggggggggttgggggtacCTGATGTGGGTCCAGTTGAGGCTCAGGCATCAACCTTTGACCGGCTTCCCCACCCTTTCCTTGGGCAAAACACCAGATTCCAGGGACAATCCAAAAACCATTGGTTGCTGACTGGACAGTTTTTTGATGGAAGGTAAATCCAGGGGACAACCACTTACAAGACACAAGACTTTATGAAAAAGAGTAAACTCCCAGGTTGCTCCCAGGAgcagattccttctcccttcccacaGGCCCCATGGCTCATAGAGGTG from Sceloporus undulatus isolate JIND9_A2432 ecotype Alabama chromosome 2, SceUnd_v1.1, whole genome shotgun sequence includes the following:
- the LOC121920326 gene encoding uncharacterized proline-rich protein-like, yielding PPPPPPPPPPPPSPPPTPPPPPPPAVPNSCSWTIWIFKPKSHPVTATIFPSPRLPPPPPSPPPPPSPPPSPLPSP